The Thermodesulfovibrionales bacterium nucleotide sequence CGGCGACCACACCGTCGGTTTTTCCTTTTTCTCCGTCGGACCGGACCGGTTCCATACCCTGGTGAGAGCGGGGAAGCTATGGGGAGTGACCCTGAACGACATTTTTCTGGCACTCCTCCTCAAGTCTCTCTCGCCGTTCGCCTTGGACCGGATCGATGAGCCGAGGCGCAAGATGATCTCCGTCGCCTCAATCGTGAACATCCGAAAAGACCTCTCCCTCGAACTCCACGATCCCTTCGGTCTCTTCCTCGGTTCCTTCATCGTTTCCCATTCCGTACCCGACGGCATCGAGGTCGAGGCCCTCGCAAAGGATGTACGGCGTCAGACCCTCAGGATAAAGAAGTACCGGCTCTCTGTGCGAACGGCTATAGGGCTCGGCCTCGCCCGTCACCTCGTTCCTCTCCTCTCCCCCTCCCGCCGGAAGAAATTCTATCCGAAGTACTATCCCCTCTGGGGAGGCATTACGAATGTCAACCTCAACGCCCTCTGGCAGGAAGGGGACGGAGGAGTCTGTCCGGATTACCTCAGGGCGGTTTCGACCGGACCCGCCTCTCCCCTTGTCCTCTCGATCACGACGGTCAACGACATCCTGAATATTGGGGTGAGTTTCAAGACTACCGTCTTCGGGCAGGACGACGTAGAAAAGATCATGAGATCCTTTTCAGACTCCCTCGATACCCTCGGAGTGGCGGCATGAGAAGGAGACTCATCCCCTTCCTTTCCGCGCTGCTCTCCATAGTTTTTCTTTCCGGTTGCGCGACATCGCACTACACATACCGGGAACCGTCCTATGAAGGAAAAGTCGGGAGAGGGACGGTCCTGAACGAATACGGAATCGACCCTGCTACCGAGGACGAGATACTGGCGCTCGACCCGGACCGGATAACCGAGAAAGAGATAAAGGACACCCTCTCACACGCCCCCGCGCCGAGAATAATGAATATCCACGGCGGGATCTATCCCGTCCATCTCGCCATGAAATCCTTCTCCCTCTTCCTCATCGGAATGGGCTACCCGGAGGCAAAGATTCGGAATCCGAAGGACGGCTCCTACTCTTACAGCTGCTACGAAAGCAGCGAAAAGCTCGCGGGAATCATCGCGTGGTATTACGAAAAGGAGGGAATGAGTCCGATGGTGGTGGGCCACAGCCAGGGAGGAATCCAGGCGGTGAAGGTCCTCCATGAGCTTGCAGGCTCGTTCGGCACGAGCGTCCCCGTATGGAACCCTCTCACGGACAGCTCCGAGGAACGATATTCGATTATCGATCCGCTCACCGGCGAAGAGCGGCCTGTCGTCGGAGGAGTCGAGGTATCTTACGCAAGCGCCGTGGGAGCCGGGGGGCTCACGCGGTTTCTCCCGAACCAATGGAGTATGATCGCCAAGCTGAGGAAGATTCCCGACAGCGTCGAGGAGTTCACCGGGTTCTATATGGGTCTCGATCTGCTCGGCGGAGACCTCATGGGATTCAGTTCCGTGAACAGCTACGAACCGAATGGCACCGCGACCGTCAGGAATGTGAGACTGCCCGCGGGCTACAGCCATGTCTTTGTTCCCGTGACGAAACAGCTCGCGGAGAGTCAAGAGATAAAGGACTGGATAAACGATTACGTCCCGACAGACGAGCCTGAACTGAACGTCACTTTTCAGTCGTCAAGCGCGAACATCCTCTGGGCGGCTGACGTATGGCACAGCGTCAAGAAGCACTGGTGCCTTGAAGCCCAGAGGCTGATACGCTCCAAGCGTGCGATGGAGAATCCCCATTAGCCCTCTCTTCCCGCGACAGGCCGCGGTCCTCGCGTCGGCTGTTATCTACTGGGCAGGCGTGATCGTTCATGCCCGTCGTGTCCGGAAACAGATCGGCAGGTCTCCCAACATCAAGCCCCGCACGTTGAAGGAAATGGCCCTCTGGTTCGGCTGGTTTCTCGTCATCGCAGGATGGATGGGACAGCCCTTGATTATCGGGAACCTCCAGACCGGAGTTCTCTTCTCCCCGTCAGCGCATCTCCTTCGCCCTTTCGGCCTCTTCCTCGGCATCTTCATAGCCCTCTGCGGCCACCTCGGCACCCTGTGGTGTTATGCGTCTCTCGGGGATTCCTGGAGGATAGGGGTCAACGGAAATGAGAGGACAGCCCTCGTAACGGGAGGTCCTTATCGCCTCGCGAGGCATCCGATCTACCTCTTCCAGGTCATGATCCTCATCGGAATGCTCGTGCTCCTGCCGACCCTGTTTTCATTCGCGATACTTCTCGTCCATTCCATCTGCGTCGTCCTGAAGGCCCTCGACGAAGAGCGTCACCTCCTCGCCATCCACGGTCATGATTACGATGACTATCGCTCGCGCACCGGAATGCTTTTCCCCGGTTGGAAGAGTCTGCTCCTGATCCTTCGCATGCGGCAGGAGCCGAAATAGCTGAGGCGGGGATTCAGAACAATAACGCAGGCCCGGACTTCCGACGGATCGGGAGAAGGGTCGGATTATAACAAGGAGGGTTGTCATGATTCGAAAATTATTCGAAACAGATAACGACATCTCAAGAACCGTGCTGCGGATACTGCTCGGGATAGTCTTTTTCCCCCATGGCGCACAGAAGGTCTTCGGCTGGTTTGGAGGTCAGGGGTTCGCCGGCACGATGGCAGCCTTCACCGAAAAGATGGGGATTCCCGCCCTCTTCGCGCTGCTCGCGATTATCGCTGAATCCCTCGGGCCGGTGGCCCTTGTTTCAGGGTTCCTGACGAGAGTAGCGGCCTTCGGCATAGCCTGCAACATGGTCGTCGCCATATTCATGGTCCACCTGAAGAACGGTTTTTTCATGAACTGGTTCGGCAGGCAGCAGGGAGAGGGTTTTGAGTATCACATCCTCGCCCTCACAATCGCGATAGCCCTGATGATCGGAGGCGGCGGCAGATGGTCGGTAGACCGGCTTATCGCGAAGAAGTAGCGTCTTCCTCAAGAGAGAAATGGGGAGGCCGGATTATGGTTTTCCTGAAATGTCTGATATAATTTTTTCAAGGGAGACGGAGACAGTCAACATACGTGCATTGGTCGATAAGGGGGTGTCCATGGAAGAGAAAGAATGCCTTAAGATGACGGGCGGCTCAGGGAGTACAGACAGGACAGTCAGCATACGCCAGGCAGCAAAAGGAGACCTCCCCTTCATTGAAGAGAATCTCAGGAAGCACAATTTCGATACGGAGAACCTCGATTACAGCCAGTTTGTCATCGCGGTGGAAAATGGCGCGATCGTCGGCTTCGGCAGACTCACGAAGGCGGGAGAAATGTACAAGATCGGCTGTGTCGTCGTCGTCGAAGAGAAGAGGGGTCACGGCATAGGCTCGTCCATCGTAAGGCATCTCCTCGAGTACTCCCCGGTCAAGATCTTATATGTGGTGACCGACCTCGTCGATTACTTCAAGGGTCTCGGGTTTGTCGAGATGAAAGAGGCTTCAAAGGAACTCCTTGATGCCCTCGATGAGGCCTGCAAGGAGAAAGGAAAACTGAACACGAC carries:
- a CDS encoding isoprenylcysteine carboxylmethyltransferase family protein; its protein translation is MRWRIPISPLFPRQAAVLASAVIYWAGVIVHARRVRKQIGRSPNIKPRTLKEMALWFGWFLVIAGWMGQPLIIGNLQTGVLFSPSAHLLRPFGLFLGIFIALCGHLGTLWCYASLGDSWRIGVNGNERTALVTGGPYRLARHPIYLFQVMILIGMLVLLPTLFSFAILLVHSICVVLKALDEERHLLAIHGHDYDDYRSRTGMLFPGWKSLLLILRMRQEPK
- a CDS encoding DoxX family protein gives rise to the protein MIRKLFETDNDISRTVLRILLGIVFFPHGAQKVFGWFGGQGFAGTMAAFTEKMGIPALFALLAIIAESLGPVALVSGFLTRVAAFGIACNMVVAIFMVHLKNGFFMNWFGRQQGEGFEYHILALTIAIALMIGGGGRWSVDRLIAKK
- a CDS encoding GNAT family N-acetyltransferase, whose product is MEEKECLKMTGGSGSTDRTVSIRQAAKGDLPFIEENLRKHNFDTENLDYSQFVIAVENGAIVGFGRLTKAGEMYKIGCVVVVEEKRGHGIGSSIVRHLLEYSPVKILYVVTDLVDYFKGLGFVEMKEASKELLDALDEACKEKGKLNTTLMVYEKPGPG